From Etheostoma cragini isolate CJK2018 chromosome 14, CSU_Ecrag_1.0, whole genome shotgun sequence, the proteins below share one genomic window:
- the nkain1 gene encoding sodium/potassium-transporting ATPase subunit beta-1-interacting protein 1, protein MGKCDGRCTLLVICSLQLVAALQRQVFDFLGYQWAPILANFLHIMAVILGMFGTVQFRFRYLIFYAVWLVLWVGWNSFIICFYLEVGNLSQDKDFLMTFNTSLHRSWWMEHGPGCLVTPVIDSRMAPDDHHVITVSGCLLDYQYIEVLSSAIQILLALFGFVYACYVSKVFQDDEDSFDFIGGFDSYGYQPPQKSSHLQLQPLYTAG, encoded by the exons ATGGGGAAGTGCGACGGAAGGTGCACGCTGCTGGTGATATGTTCACTGCagttg GTGGCAGCCCTTCAGAGGCAGGTGTTTGATTTTCTGGGCTACCAATGGGCTCCCATCCTGGCCAACTTCCTGCACATTATGGCCGTCATCCTGGGCATGTTTGGCACCGTGCAGTTTCGCTTCAGATACCTTATCTTT TATGCAGTATGGCTGGTTCTTTGGGTGGGTTGGAACTCGTTCATTATCTGTTTCTACCTGGAGGTTGGAAACCTGTCTCAG GACAAGGACTTTCTCATGACGTTCAACACATCCCTTCATCGTTCGTGGTGGATGGAGCATGGTCCTGGTTGCCTGGTAACGCCAGTGATAGACTCTCGCATGGCCCCTGACGACCACCATGTCATCACTGTCTCCGGGTGTCTCCTTGACTACCAGTACATAGAGGTGTTGAGTTCGGCCATTCAGATCCTCTTGGCT CTCTTTGGCTTTGTATACGCCTGCTATGTGAGCAAAGTCTTCCAGGATGACGAGGACAGCT TTGATTTCATCGGTGGCTTTGACTCATATGGCTACCAACCTCCTCAGAAGTCCTCGCATCTGCAACTGCAGCCTCTTTACAC GGCTGGTTAA
- the snrnp40 gene encoding U5 small nuclear ribonucleoprotein 40 kDa protein gives MIEPKKRVADTAVVPTAVKRPRTELVAAAQSQQLVAMGPPRSSSLQAPIMLMSGHEGEVYCCKFHPNGATLASSGFDRLILMWNVYGDCDNYATMKGHSGAVMELHYNTDGSLLFSASTDKTVGVWDSETGERIKRLKGHTSFVNTCYPARRGPQLVCTGSDDGTVKLWDIRKKGAIHTFQNTYQVLAATFNDTSDQILSGGIDNDIKVWDLRQNKLIYNMHGHGDSVTGLSLSSEGSYLLSNSMDNTVRIWDVRPFAPKERCVKIFQGNVHNFEKNLLRCSWSTDGSKIAAGSADRFVYIWDTTSRRILYKLPGHAGSVNEVAFHPEEPIVLSGSSDKRLYMGEIQ, from the exons ATGATTGAACCTAAGAAGAGAGTGGCGGACACGGCGGTTGTTCCAACCGCGGTGAAGCGGCCCCGGACGGAGCTTGTGGCGGCGGCTCAGTCTCAGCAACTCGTGGCCATG GGTCCCCCGCGGAGCTCCAGCCTGCAGGCTCCCATTATGCTGATGTCTGGCCACGAGGGCGAGGTCTATTGCTGCAAGTTTCACCCCAATGGAGCCACGCTGGCTTCCTCAGGATTTGACAGGCTCATTT TGATGTGGAATGTGTATGGAGATTGTGACAATTATGCCACTATGAAGGGCCATAGTGGAGCAGTGATGGAGTTGCACTACAACACAGATGGCAG CTTGCTGTTTTCGGCGAGCACAGACAAGACTGTAGGTGTTTGGGACAGTGAAACAGGCGAGAGGATCAAGCGTCTGAAGGGCCACACCTCCTTCGTTAACACCTGCTACCCAGCCCGCCGAGGGCCCCAACTCGTCTGCACCGGCAGTGATGACGGGACAGTCAAG CTTTGGGACATTCGGAAGAAAGGGGCGATCCACACTTTCCAGAACACCTACCAGGTGCTGGCCGCAACATTCAATGACACCAGCGATCAGATCCTGTCAGGAGGCATCGACAACGACATCAAG GTGTGGGACCTGAGGCAGAACAAACTGATCTACAATATGCACGGCCACGGGGACTCAGTAACTGGACTCAGTCTGAGCTCTGAGGGATCATACCTTCTCTCAAACTCCATGGACAACACAG TGCGTATTTGGGATGTTCGACCATTTGCACCCAAGGAGAGATGTGTGAAGATTTTCCAGGGCAACGTTCACAACTTTGAAAAG AATTTGCTGAGGTGCTCCTGGTCTACGGACGGCAGTAAGATAGCGGCCGGCTCAGCTGACAG ATTTGTGTATATCTGGGACACCACATCACGTAGAATCCTGTACAAGCTGCCGGGCCACGCCGGCTCAGTCAACGAAGTGGCATTTCATCCAGAGGAGCCTATAG TGCTGTCTGGCTCCAGTGATAAAAGGCTCTACATGGGAGAAATTCAGTAG
- the zcchc17 gene encoding nucleolar protein of 40 kDa produces MSDSDGQGQEPAGLEGLPPMHSISKGEVVSLQTYGAFVRLPGYKKEGLVHVSEMSATRIENASEVVDMGEQVWIKVIGREIRDDKVKLSFSMKAVNQGTGQDLDPNNVMAEQDARRRRQFRDHTGNRITLEAVLNTTCSKCGCKGHFTKDCFSAPGLQYALLPEEDEEEPQQQQTSTVSAQQDSDKKKKKKKEKKMKKKRKRDRKESESDSSSSSGECKSKRRRHEHTHDKEDKKKKKHKKHRSQKHS; encoded by the exons ATGTCTGACAGTGATGGCCAAGGACAAGAGCCTGCTGGACTGGAGGGTCTTCCACCAATGCACAGCATTTCCAAGGGAGAGGTTGTCTCTCTGCAGACCTACGGAGCCTTTGTCAGACTACCAGGATACAAGAAGGAAG GCCTTGTACATGTGAGTGAGATGTCAGCCACACGGATTGAGAATGCCTCAGAGGTTGTCGATATGGGGGAACAGGTGTGGATTAAAGTCATTGGGAGAGag ATTCGGGATGACAAGGTGAAGTTGTCCTTCTCAATGAAAGCTGTCAATCAGGGAACAGGGCAGGACTTGGACCCAAACAATGTTATGGCAGA GCAGGATGCAAGGCGCCGAAGGCAGTTTCGAGACCACACAGGCAACAGGATCACATTGGAGGCTGTACTCAACACAACATGCTCAAAGTGCGGATGCAAGG GTCACTTCACAAAAGACTGTTTCTCTGCTCCGGGCTTGCAGTACGCTCTTTTGCCTgaagaggacgaggaagagccacagcagcagcagacctCCACTGTTTCAGCTCAGCAAGActcagacaaaaagaagaagaaaaagaag gagaagaaaatgaaaaagaagaggaagagggataGGAAGGAGTCCGAGagcgacagcagcagcagcagcggcgaATGCAAATCTAAGAGGAGGCGCCACGAGCACACTCACGACAAagaggacaaaaagaagaagaaacacaagaaacacaGATCACAGAAGCACAGCTGa